A DNA window from Brassica napus cultivar Da-Ae chromosome C1, Da-Ae, whole genome shotgun sequence contains the following coding sequences:
- the LOC106347154 gene encoding T-complex protein 1 subunit delta-like — protein MAAASTASRPRASKSESFVDNKRKEDIRSANINAGRAVADAVRTSLGPKGMDKMISTASGEVIITNDGATILNKMDVLQPAAKMMVELSKSQDSAAGDGTTTVVVLAGALLRVCQSLLASGIHPTVISDALHKSCAKSVDILTAMAVPVELTDRDSLVKSASTSLNSKVVSQYSTLLAPLAVDAVLSVIDPEKPEIVDLRDIKIVKKLGGTVDDTHTVNGLVFDKKVSHAAGGPTRMENAKIAVIQFQISPPKTDIEQSIVVSDYTQMDRILKEERNYILGMIKKIKATGCNVLLIQKSILRDAVTDLSLHYLAKAKIMVIKDVERDEIEFVTKTLNCLPIANIEHFRAEKLGHADLVEEASLGDGKILKITGIKDMGRTTSVLVRGSNQLVLDEAERSLHDALCVVRCLVSKRFLIAGGGAPEIELSRQLGAWAKVLHGMEGFCVKSFAEALEVIPYTLAENAGLNPIAIVTELRNKHAQGEINSGINVRKGQITNILEENVVQPLLVSTSAITLATECVRMILKIDDIVTVR, from the coding sequence ATGGCGGCCGCATCCACGGCATCGAGACCCCGCGCATCCAAGTCGGAGTCCTTCGTCGACAACAAACGCAAGGAAGACATCCGATCCGCGAACATCAACGCCGGCCGCGCCGTCGCCGACGCCGTCCGCACGAGCCTGGGCCCCAAGGGGATGGACAAGATGATCTCCACCGCGAGCGGCGAGGTCATCATCACCAACGACGGAGCCACgatcctcaacaaaatggacgTTCTCCAGCCGGCGGCGAAGATGATGGTGGAGCTTTCCAAATCTCAGGACTCCGCCGCCGGAGACGGGACCACCACCGTCGTCGTACTAGCCGGAGCCTTGCTGAGAGTGTGCCAATCACTCTTAGCTTCCGGGATCCACCCTACCGTGATCTCAGATGCGCTTCACAAGTCTTGCGCTAAGTCCGTTGATATCTTAACCGCCATGGCTGTACCCGTGGAGCTAACTGACAGAGACTCTCTCGTGAAATCGGCGAGCACGTCGCTGAACAGTAAGGTTGTTAGCCAGTACTCCACACTGCTCGCTCCGTTAGCTGTAGATGCGGTTCTCTCCGTGATTGATCCGGAGAAGCCGGAGATTGTTGATTTGCGTGATATCAAGATTGTTAAGAAGCTTGGTGGGACTGTTGACGATACACACACTGTGAATGGTTTGGTGTTTGACAAGAAGGTGAGTCACGCCGCTGGTGGACCTACGAGGATGGAGAATGCTAAGATCGCTGTGATTCAGTTCCAGATCTCGCCTCCGAAGACTGACATCGAGCAGAGTATTGTTGTCTCTGATTACACTCAGATGGATAGGATCTTGAAAGAAGAGAGGAACTACATCTTGGGGATGATTAAGAAGATTAAAGCGACTGGTTGCAATGTTTTGCTGATTCAGAAGAGTATTTTGAGAGACGCTGTGACTGATCTGTCTCTTCATTATTTGGCTAAAGCTAAGATTATGGTGATTAAGGATGTTGAGAGGGATGAGATTGAGTTCGTCACCAAGACGTTGAACTGTTTGCCGATTGCTAATATTGAGCATTTCAGAGCTGAGAAGCTTGGCCATGCTGATCTTGTTGAAGAAGCCTCGCTTGGAGatgggaagatcttgaagatcACTGGGATTAAAGATATGGGGAGGACCACCTCTGTTCTGGTCCGTGGTTCTAACCAGCTTGTTCTAGATGAAGCCGAGAGGAGTCTACACGATGCTTTGTGTGTTGTCAGGTGCCTGGTGAGCAAGAGGTTTTTGATTGCTGGAGGTGGTGCGCCGGAGATTGAGCTCTCGAGGCAGCTAGGTGCTTGGGCTAAGGTGCTCCATGGGATGGAAGGTTTCTGTGTGAAGTCTTTCGCGGAAGCCCTCGAGGTTATCCCGTACACGCTAGCTGAGAATGCGGGTTTGAATCCTATTGCCATTGTGACTGAACTCAGGAACAAGCATGCTCAAGGGGAAATCAACTCTGGGATCAATGTGAGGAAAGGGCAGATCACTAACATCTTGGAGGAGAACGTGGTGCAGCCTCTGCTTGTGAGCACCAGCGCTATCACTCTCGCAACTGAATGCGTAAGGATGATTTTGAAGATCGATGACATTGTTACTGTGAGGTAG
- the LOC106347168 gene encoding WAT1-related protein At3g18200 codes for MGKEVVSEKMKLVVALITLQFCFAGFHIVSRVALNIGVSKVVYPVYRNLLALLLIGPFAYFLEKKERPPLTISLLVQFFLLALIGITANQGFYLLGLYYATPTFASAMQNSVPAITFIMACALRLEHIDLVRKHGVAKVLGTLVSIGGATVITLYRGFPIFHKSHNMHEEERIESNSSYNWSLGWLYLMGHCLSWAGWMVLQAPVLKKYPAKLTLTSFTCFFGLVQFLVIALFVETDLNNWIIVSWEELFTILYAGLIASGLVVYLQTWCIYKGGPVFVAVFQPLQTLLVAAMAFLVLGDQLYSGRIVGAVFIMLGLYLVLWGKNEERRQVLEQTTQQDPESLTKHLLEAQDKKTNAESQV; via the exons atggggAAAGAAGTAGTATCAGAGAAGATGAAGCTTGTGGTGGCATTGATCACACTTCAGTTCTGTTTTGCAGGCTTCCACATTGTCTCAAGAGTTGCTCTTAACATTGGTGTCAGCAAAGTTGTGTACCCTGTTTATAGGAACCTTCTTGCCCTTCTCCTTATAGGTCCCTTCGCTTACTTCCTCGAAAA AAAGGAAAGGCCTCCACTCACTATCTCTTTACTAGTTCAGTTTTTCCTCTTGGCACTCATTGG AATCACAGCAAACCAAGGATTCTATCTATTGGGACTGTACTATGCAACTCCAACGTTTGCTTCCGCAATGCAGAACTCTGTTCCTGCCATCACTTTCATCATGGCTTGTGCCCTAAg GTTAGAGCACATAGATTTGGTTAGGAAACACGGTGTGGCCAAAGTATTGGGAACCCTAGTGAGCATTGGTGGGGCTACAGTGATCACACTGTACAGAGGATTTCCGATCTTTCACAAGAGCCATAACATGCACGAGGAGGAGAGGATAGAATCTAACTCATCTTACAACTGGTCACTTGGATGGTTATACCTAATGGGGCATTGTCTGTCATGGGCTGGTTGGATGGTTCTTCAAGCTCCTGTTCTAAAGAAGTACCCAGCAAAGCTTACTCTTACATCGTTCACATGTTTCTTCGGTCTGGTTCAGTTTCTTGTCATTGCTCTGTTTGTGGAAACTGATCTCAATAACTGGATCATCGTCTCTTGGGAAGAGCTCTTCACCATCCTATATGCC GGACTAATAGCGTCGGGGTTGGTGGTTTATCTTCAAACTTGGTGTATATACAAAGGCGGTCCTGTCTTTGTCGCAGTCTTTCAGCCTCTCCAGACACTTCTTGTAGCTGCAATGGCCTTTCTTGTTCTTGGTGATCAGTTGTACTCTGGAAG GATTGTTGGTGCAGTGTTCATAATGTTGGGACTGTACTTGGTTCTTTGGGGCAAAAACGAAGAAAGAAGACAAGTGCTTGAACAGACTACTCAACAAGATCCAGAGTCTCTGACCAAACATCTTCTTGAGGCACAAGACAAGAAGACTAATGCTGAATCTCAAGTGTAA
- the LOC106347146 gene encoding uncharacterized protein LOC106347146, producing MWKEEGLDVILVPAGLAVMVAYHVWLGYAIIHRPKLTVISLNAESRRQWVFSMMTEPLKNGTLAVQTIRNNIMASTLLATTAITLCSIIGVFVSNTSASKSTASPIIYGNKSPVLATIKNFAILVCFLMAFLCNVQSIRYYAHVSFLITVPVSRGKREHCEYVSRNLNRASYFWSLGLRAFYFSFPLFLWNFGPIPMFVCCCMMSSILYFLDTTTSFTRHLHSESFREIAESMDGEIESAVHSL from the exons ATGTGGAAAGAGGAAGGGTTGGATGTAATACTTGTGCCGGCGGGTCTCGCCGTGATGGTCGCCTACCACGTCTGGCTCGGCTACGCCATAATCCACCGTCCAAAGCTCACTGTAATCTCCCTCAACGCTGAGTCTCGACGGCAATGGGTCTTCTCTATGATGACC GAGCCGCTGAAAAACGGTACACTGGCAGTACAGACAATAAGGAACAACATAATGGCATCAACACTTTTAGCGACAACAGCAATCACTCTCTGTTCCATCATCGGCGTCTTCGTAAGCAACACCTCTGCTTCCAAATCCACAGCGTCACCTATCATATACGGAAACAAAAGCCCGGTCCTTGCAACCATCAAGAACTTCGCGATCCTCGTATGTTTCCTCATGGCCTTTCTCTGCAACGTCCAGTCCATCAGGTACTACGCTCATGTGAGTTTCCTGATCACGGTTCCTGTCTCGAGAGGGAAGAGAGAGCATTGCGAGTACGTTTCTAGAAACCTGAACCGAGCTAGCTACTTCTGGTCTCTTGGATTGCGAGCTTTCTACTTCTCCTTCCCGCTCTTCTTGTGGAACTTTGGTCCCATCCCTATGTTTGTGTGTTGCTGTATGATGTCGTCGATTCTTTATTTCTTGGACACGACCACTAGCTTCACTAGGCATCTCCATAGCGAGTCGTTTAGAGAGATAGCTGAGTCTATGGACGGTGAAATCGAATCAGCGGTTCATTCTCTGTAG